One genomic region from Amia ocellicauda isolate fAmiCal2 chromosome 4, fAmiCal2.hap1, whole genome shotgun sequence encodes:
- the atg13 gene encoding autophagy-related protein 13 isoform X2, with translation MDGDLSPQDKKDLDKFIKFFALKTVQVIVQARLGEKICTRSSSSPTGSDWFNLAIKDIPEVTHEAKRALAGQLPGIGRSMCVEISLKTSEGDSMELETWCLEMNEKCDKDIKVSYTVYNRLSLLLKSLLAITRVTPAYKLSRKQGHDYVILYRIYFGEVQLAGLGDGFQTVRVGIVGTPIGTITLSCAYRTNLAFMSSREFERTGAIMGIIIDHFVDRPFPNMGPMHPCNYRTSGDEDGVYCGVEDSQEVCTTSFSTSPPSQCVCTVSKTHSQTPKPTAMDTLKVPTLGLAFTQQLYSSRLSYQPPALGAAELGYPAVFNAAHPHQMMIPGKEGGVPQTPLQPCHGTQAEHRVSACPPQDAQHHVPATPSSSGEEAETLSRSSEPKSAFPPEFLETTFTRKVGAFVNKPATQVTTASLDLPFAAFAPKTFDLEENDLMVNPPESPQSASLLQGSLHSQDSSASSGPTQDDFVMVDFKPAFSKDDLLPMDLGTFYREFQNPPQLSSLSIDVSAQSMAEDLDSLPEKLAMYEKNIDEFDAFVETLQ, from the exons ATGGACGGAGATCTGAGCCCACAGGACAAGAAAGATCTGGACAAGTTCATCAAATTCTTTGCCTTAAAG aCTGTGCAGGTGATTGTTCAAGCTCGTCTTGGGGAGAAAATCTGCACGAGATCTTCGTCCTCGCCCACCGGCTCTGACTGG TTCAATCTAGCAATAAAGGATATCCCAGAAGTTACCCATGAGGCTAAGAGGGCGCTGGCCGGACAGCTTCCGGGAATTGGCAGGTCCATGTGTGTGGAAATCTCTCTCAAAACCTCAGAG GGAGATTCTATGGAGCTGGAAACATGGTGTTTGGAAATGAATGAGAA GTGTGATAAGGACATTAAAGTATCCTATACGGTTTACAACAGACTGTCCTTACTGCTCAAATCATTGCTTGCTATCACGAGGGTGACTCCGGCCTACAAGCTGTCCCGGAAACAAGGCCACGACTATGTCATACTGTACAG gataTACTTCGGTGAGGTACAACTTGCAGGACTGGGAGACG GTTTCCAGACTGTGCGCGTTGGCATCGTCGGGACCCCTATAGGAACCATCACCCTGTCCTGCGCTTACCGAACGAACCTGGCTTTCATGTCATCCAG AGAGTTCGAGAGGACTGGTGCCATCATGGGCATCATCATCGATCATTTTGTGGACCGGCCCTTCCCCAATATGGGACCCATGCACCCGTGCAACTACAG GACATCCGGTGATGAGGATGGCGTATACTGCGGGGTGGAGGATTCACAGGAGGTGTGCACGACGTCCTTCTCCACCTCCCCCCCCTCTCAG tgtgtgtgcacTGTGAGTAAAACCCACTCTCAGACCCCTAAACCCACCGCGATGGACACTCTGAAGGTCCCCACTCTGGGGTTGGCCTTTACACAGCAA CTCTACAGCTCTCGTCTTTCCTATCAACCTCCCGCGCTCGGAGCCGCCGAACTTGGCTACCCCGCCGTGTTTAACGCTGCCCACCCCCACCAG ATGATGATCCCGGGGAAGGAGGGCGGCGTCCCACAGACCCCCCTGCAGCCCTGTCATGGGACCCAGGCTGAGCACAGAGTGTCCGCCTGCCCCCCCCAAGACGCCCAACACCACGTCCCCGCCACGCCCTCCAGCAG TGGAGAGGAGGCGGAGACTCTGTCCCGAAGCAGCGAGCCCAAGAGCGCCTTCCCCCCGGAGTTCCTCGAGACCACCTTCACTCGGAAAGTGGGGGCCTTTGTCAACAAGCCTGCCACCCAG GTGACCACGGCCAGTCTGGATTTACCGTTCGCTGCTTTTGCCCCCAAGACCTTTGACCTGGAGGAGAACGACCTCATG GTGAACCCCCCCGAGTCCCCGCAGTCGGCCTCCCTCCTGCAGGGCAGCCTGCACTCCCAGGACTCCAGCGCCAGCAGCGGCCCGACGCAGGACGACTTCGTCATGGTGGACTTT AAGCCTGCGTTCTCCAAGGACGATCTGCTCCCGATGGACCTGGGCACGTTCTACCGCGAGTTCCAGAACCCACCCCAGCTCAGCAGCCTGTCCATCGACGTCAGCGCGCAGTCCATGGCCGAGGACTTG GACTCTCTGCCTGAGAAGCTGGCCATGTACGAGAAGAACATTGACGAGTTCGACGCTTTCGTAGAGACCCTGCAGTAA
- the atg13 gene encoding autophagy-related protein 13 isoform X4 has protein sequence MDGDLSPQDKKDLDKFIKFFALKTVQVIVQARLGEKICTRSSSSPTGSDWFNLAIKDIPEVTHEAKRALAGQLPGIGRSMCVEISLKTSEGDSMELETWCLEMNEKCDKDIKVSYTVYNRLSLLLKSLLAITRVTPAYKLSRKQGHDYVILYRIYFGEVQLAGLGDGFQTVRVGIVGTPIGTITLSCAYRTNLAFMSSREFERTGAIMGIIIDHFVDRPFPNMGPMHPCNYRTSGDEDGVYCGVEDSQEVCTTSFSTSPPSQLYSSRLSYQPPALGAAELGYPAVFNAAHPHQMMIPGKEGGVPQTPLQPCHGTQAEHRVSACPPQDAQHHVPATPSSSGEEAETLSRSSEPKSAFPPEFLETTFTRKVGAFVNKPATQVTTASLDLPFAAFAPKTFDLEENDLMVNPPESPQSASLLQGSLHSQDSSASSGPTQDDFVMVDFKPAFSKDDLLPMDLGTFYREFQNPPQLSSLSIDVSAQSMAEDLDSLPEKLAMYEKNIDEFDAFVETLQ, from the exons ATGGACGGAGATCTGAGCCCACAGGACAAGAAAGATCTGGACAAGTTCATCAAATTCTTTGCCTTAAAG aCTGTGCAGGTGATTGTTCAAGCTCGTCTTGGGGAGAAAATCTGCACGAGATCTTCGTCCTCGCCCACCGGCTCTGACTGG TTCAATCTAGCAATAAAGGATATCCCAGAAGTTACCCATGAGGCTAAGAGGGCGCTGGCCGGACAGCTTCCGGGAATTGGCAGGTCCATGTGTGTGGAAATCTCTCTCAAAACCTCAGAG GGAGATTCTATGGAGCTGGAAACATGGTGTTTGGAAATGAATGAGAA GTGTGATAAGGACATTAAAGTATCCTATACGGTTTACAACAGACTGTCCTTACTGCTCAAATCATTGCTTGCTATCACGAGGGTGACTCCGGCCTACAAGCTGTCCCGGAAACAAGGCCACGACTATGTCATACTGTACAG gataTACTTCGGTGAGGTACAACTTGCAGGACTGGGAGACG GTTTCCAGACTGTGCGCGTTGGCATCGTCGGGACCCCTATAGGAACCATCACCCTGTCCTGCGCTTACCGAACGAACCTGGCTTTCATGTCATCCAG AGAGTTCGAGAGGACTGGTGCCATCATGGGCATCATCATCGATCATTTTGTGGACCGGCCCTTCCCCAATATGGGACCCATGCACCCGTGCAACTACAG GACATCCGGTGATGAGGATGGCGTATACTGCGGGGTGGAGGATTCACAGGAGGTGTGCACGACGTCCTTCTCCACCTCCCCCCCCTCTCAG CTCTACAGCTCTCGTCTTTCCTATCAACCTCCCGCGCTCGGAGCCGCCGAACTTGGCTACCCCGCCGTGTTTAACGCTGCCCACCCCCACCAG ATGATGATCCCGGGGAAGGAGGGCGGCGTCCCACAGACCCCCCTGCAGCCCTGTCATGGGACCCAGGCTGAGCACAGAGTGTCCGCCTGCCCCCCCCAAGACGCCCAACACCACGTCCCCGCCACGCCCTCCAGCAG TGGAGAGGAGGCGGAGACTCTGTCCCGAAGCAGCGAGCCCAAGAGCGCCTTCCCCCCGGAGTTCCTCGAGACCACCTTCACTCGGAAAGTGGGGGCCTTTGTCAACAAGCCTGCCACCCAG GTGACCACGGCCAGTCTGGATTTACCGTTCGCTGCTTTTGCCCCCAAGACCTTTGACCTGGAGGAGAACGACCTCATG GTGAACCCCCCCGAGTCCCCGCAGTCGGCCTCCCTCCTGCAGGGCAGCCTGCACTCCCAGGACTCCAGCGCCAGCAGCGGCCCGACGCAGGACGACTTCGTCATGGTGGACTTT AAGCCTGCGTTCTCCAAGGACGATCTGCTCCCGATGGACCTGGGCACGTTCTACCGCGAGTTCCAGAACCCACCCCAGCTCAGCAGCCTGTCCATCGACGTCAGCGCGCAGTCCATGGCCGAGGACTTG GACTCTCTGCCTGAGAAGCTGGCCATGTACGAGAAGAACATTGACGAGTTCGACGCTTTCGTAGAGACCCTGCAGTAA
- the atg13 gene encoding autophagy-related protein 13 isoform X6, whose protein sequence is MDGDLSPQDKKDLDKFIKFFALKTVQVIVQARLGEKICTRSSSSPTGSDWFNLAIKDIPEVTHEAKRALAGQLPGIGRSMCVEISLKTSEGDSMELETWCLEMNEKCDKDIKVSYTVYNRLSLLLKSLLAITRVTPAYKLSRKQGHDYVILYRIYFGEVQLAGLGDGFQTVRVGIVGTPIGTITLSCAYRTNLAFMSSREFERTGAIMGIIIDHFVDRPFPNMGPMHPCNYRTSGDEDGVYCGVEDSQEVCTTSFSTSPPSQMMIPGKEGGVPQTPLQPCHGTQAEHRVSACPPQDAQHHVPATPSSSGEEAETLSRSSEPKSAFPPEFLETTFTRKVGAFVNKPATQVTTASLDLPFAAFAPKTFDLEENDLMVNPPESPQSASLLQGSLHSQDSSASSGPTQDDFVMVDFKPAFSKDDLLPMDLGTFYREFQNPPQLSSLSIDVSAQSMAEDLDSLPEKLAMYEKNIDEFDAFVETLQ, encoded by the exons ATGGACGGAGATCTGAGCCCACAGGACAAGAAAGATCTGGACAAGTTCATCAAATTCTTTGCCTTAAAG aCTGTGCAGGTGATTGTTCAAGCTCGTCTTGGGGAGAAAATCTGCACGAGATCTTCGTCCTCGCCCACCGGCTCTGACTGG TTCAATCTAGCAATAAAGGATATCCCAGAAGTTACCCATGAGGCTAAGAGGGCGCTGGCCGGACAGCTTCCGGGAATTGGCAGGTCCATGTGTGTGGAAATCTCTCTCAAAACCTCAGAG GGAGATTCTATGGAGCTGGAAACATGGTGTTTGGAAATGAATGAGAA GTGTGATAAGGACATTAAAGTATCCTATACGGTTTACAACAGACTGTCCTTACTGCTCAAATCATTGCTTGCTATCACGAGGGTGACTCCGGCCTACAAGCTGTCCCGGAAACAAGGCCACGACTATGTCATACTGTACAG gataTACTTCGGTGAGGTACAACTTGCAGGACTGGGAGACG GTTTCCAGACTGTGCGCGTTGGCATCGTCGGGACCCCTATAGGAACCATCACCCTGTCCTGCGCTTACCGAACGAACCTGGCTTTCATGTCATCCAG AGAGTTCGAGAGGACTGGTGCCATCATGGGCATCATCATCGATCATTTTGTGGACCGGCCCTTCCCCAATATGGGACCCATGCACCCGTGCAACTACAG GACATCCGGTGATGAGGATGGCGTATACTGCGGGGTGGAGGATTCACAGGAGGTGTGCACGACGTCCTTCTCCACCTCCCCCCCCTCTCAG ATGATGATCCCGGGGAAGGAGGGCGGCGTCCCACAGACCCCCCTGCAGCCCTGTCATGGGACCCAGGCTGAGCACAGAGTGTCCGCCTGCCCCCCCCAAGACGCCCAACACCACGTCCCCGCCACGCCCTCCAGCAG TGGAGAGGAGGCGGAGACTCTGTCCCGAAGCAGCGAGCCCAAGAGCGCCTTCCCCCCGGAGTTCCTCGAGACCACCTTCACTCGGAAAGTGGGGGCCTTTGTCAACAAGCCTGCCACCCAG GTGACCACGGCCAGTCTGGATTTACCGTTCGCTGCTTTTGCCCCCAAGACCTTTGACCTGGAGGAGAACGACCTCATG GTGAACCCCCCCGAGTCCCCGCAGTCGGCCTCCCTCCTGCAGGGCAGCCTGCACTCCCAGGACTCCAGCGCCAGCAGCGGCCCGACGCAGGACGACTTCGTCATGGTGGACTTT AAGCCTGCGTTCTCCAAGGACGATCTGCTCCCGATGGACCTGGGCACGTTCTACCGCGAGTTCCAGAACCCACCCCAGCTCAGCAGCCTGTCCATCGACGTCAGCGCGCAGTCCATGGCCGAGGACTTG GACTCTCTGCCTGAGAAGCTGGCCATGTACGAGAAGAACATTGACGAGTTCGACGCTTTCGTAGAGACCCTGCAGTAA
- the atg13 gene encoding autophagy-related protein 13 isoform X1, translating into MDGDLSPQDKKDLDKFIKFFALKTVQVIVQARLGEKICTRSSSSPTGSDWFNLAIKDIPEVTHEAKRALAGQLPGIGRSMCVEISLKTSEGDSMELETWCLEMNEKCDKDIKVSYTVYNRLSLLLKSLLAITRVTPAYKLSRKQGHDYVILYRIYFGEVQLAGLGDGFQTVRVGIVGTPIGTITLSCAYRTNLAFMSSRYCKPAQSTEFERTGAIMGIIIDHFVDRPFPNMGPMHPCNYRTSGDEDGVYCGVEDSQEVCTTSFSTSPPSQCVCTVSKTHSQTPKPTAMDTLKVPTLGLAFTQQLYSSRLSYQPPALGAAELGYPAVFNAAHPHQMMIPGKEGGVPQTPLQPCHGTQAEHRVSACPPQDAQHHVPATPSSSGEEAETLSRSSEPKSAFPPEFLETTFTRKVGAFVNKPATQVTTASLDLPFAAFAPKTFDLEENDLMVNPPESPQSASLLQGSLHSQDSSASSGPTQDDFVMVDFKPAFSKDDLLPMDLGTFYREFQNPPQLSSLSIDVSAQSMAEDLDSLPEKLAMYEKNIDEFDAFVETLQ; encoded by the exons ATGGACGGAGATCTGAGCCCACAGGACAAGAAAGATCTGGACAAGTTCATCAAATTCTTTGCCTTAAAG aCTGTGCAGGTGATTGTTCAAGCTCGTCTTGGGGAGAAAATCTGCACGAGATCTTCGTCCTCGCCCACCGGCTCTGACTGG TTCAATCTAGCAATAAAGGATATCCCAGAAGTTACCCATGAGGCTAAGAGGGCGCTGGCCGGACAGCTTCCGGGAATTGGCAGGTCCATGTGTGTGGAAATCTCTCTCAAAACCTCAGAG GGAGATTCTATGGAGCTGGAAACATGGTGTTTGGAAATGAATGAGAA GTGTGATAAGGACATTAAAGTATCCTATACGGTTTACAACAGACTGTCCTTACTGCTCAAATCATTGCTTGCTATCACGAGGGTGACTCCGGCCTACAAGCTGTCCCGGAAACAAGGCCACGACTATGTCATACTGTACAG gataTACTTCGGTGAGGTACAACTTGCAGGACTGGGAGACG GTTTCCAGACTGTGCGCGTTGGCATCGTCGGGACCCCTATAGGAACCATCACCCTGTCCTGCGCTTACCGAACGAACCTGGCTTTCATGTCATCCAGGTATTGCAAACCAGCACAGTCCAC AGAGTTCGAGAGGACTGGTGCCATCATGGGCATCATCATCGATCATTTTGTGGACCGGCCCTTCCCCAATATGGGACCCATGCACCCGTGCAACTACAG GACATCCGGTGATGAGGATGGCGTATACTGCGGGGTGGAGGATTCACAGGAGGTGTGCACGACGTCCTTCTCCACCTCCCCCCCCTCTCAG tgtgtgtgcacTGTGAGTAAAACCCACTCTCAGACCCCTAAACCCACCGCGATGGACACTCTGAAGGTCCCCACTCTGGGGTTGGCCTTTACACAGCAA CTCTACAGCTCTCGTCTTTCCTATCAACCTCCCGCGCTCGGAGCCGCCGAACTTGGCTACCCCGCCGTGTTTAACGCTGCCCACCCCCACCAG ATGATGATCCCGGGGAAGGAGGGCGGCGTCCCACAGACCCCCCTGCAGCCCTGTCATGGGACCCAGGCTGAGCACAGAGTGTCCGCCTGCCCCCCCCAAGACGCCCAACACCACGTCCCCGCCACGCCCTCCAGCAG TGGAGAGGAGGCGGAGACTCTGTCCCGAAGCAGCGAGCCCAAGAGCGCCTTCCCCCCGGAGTTCCTCGAGACCACCTTCACTCGGAAAGTGGGGGCCTTTGTCAACAAGCCTGCCACCCAG GTGACCACGGCCAGTCTGGATTTACCGTTCGCTGCTTTTGCCCCCAAGACCTTTGACCTGGAGGAGAACGACCTCATG GTGAACCCCCCCGAGTCCCCGCAGTCGGCCTCCCTCCTGCAGGGCAGCCTGCACTCCCAGGACTCCAGCGCCAGCAGCGGCCCGACGCAGGACGACTTCGTCATGGTGGACTTT AAGCCTGCGTTCTCCAAGGACGATCTGCTCCCGATGGACCTGGGCACGTTCTACCGCGAGTTCCAGAACCCACCCCAGCTCAGCAGCCTGTCCATCGACGTCAGCGCGCAGTCCATGGCCGAGGACTTG GACTCTCTGCCTGAGAAGCTGGCCATGTACGAGAAGAACATTGACGAGTTCGACGCTTTCGTAGAGACCCTGCAGTAA
- the atg13 gene encoding autophagy-related protein 13 isoform X3 gives MDGDLSPQDKKDLDKFIKFFALKTVQVIVQARLGEKICTRSSSSPTGSDWFNLAIKDIPEVTHEAKRALAGQLPGIGRSMCVEISLKTSEGDSMELETWCLEMNEKCDKDIKVSYTVYNRLSLLLKSLLAITRVTPAYKLSRKQGHDYVILYRIYFGEVQLAGLGDGFQTVRVGIVGTPIGTITLSCAYRTNLAFMSSRYCKPAQSTEFERTGAIMGIIIDHFVDRPFPNMGPMHPCNYRTSGDEDGVYCGVEDSQEVCTTSFSTSPPSQLYSSRLSYQPPALGAAELGYPAVFNAAHPHQMMIPGKEGGVPQTPLQPCHGTQAEHRVSACPPQDAQHHVPATPSSSGEEAETLSRSSEPKSAFPPEFLETTFTRKVGAFVNKPATQVTTASLDLPFAAFAPKTFDLEENDLMVNPPESPQSASLLQGSLHSQDSSASSGPTQDDFVMVDFKPAFSKDDLLPMDLGTFYREFQNPPQLSSLSIDVSAQSMAEDLDSLPEKLAMYEKNIDEFDAFVETLQ, from the exons ATGGACGGAGATCTGAGCCCACAGGACAAGAAAGATCTGGACAAGTTCATCAAATTCTTTGCCTTAAAG aCTGTGCAGGTGATTGTTCAAGCTCGTCTTGGGGAGAAAATCTGCACGAGATCTTCGTCCTCGCCCACCGGCTCTGACTGG TTCAATCTAGCAATAAAGGATATCCCAGAAGTTACCCATGAGGCTAAGAGGGCGCTGGCCGGACAGCTTCCGGGAATTGGCAGGTCCATGTGTGTGGAAATCTCTCTCAAAACCTCAGAG GGAGATTCTATGGAGCTGGAAACATGGTGTTTGGAAATGAATGAGAA GTGTGATAAGGACATTAAAGTATCCTATACGGTTTACAACAGACTGTCCTTACTGCTCAAATCATTGCTTGCTATCACGAGGGTGACTCCGGCCTACAAGCTGTCCCGGAAACAAGGCCACGACTATGTCATACTGTACAG gataTACTTCGGTGAGGTACAACTTGCAGGACTGGGAGACG GTTTCCAGACTGTGCGCGTTGGCATCGTCGGGACCCCTATAGGAACCATCACCCTGTCCTGCGCTTACCGAACGAACCTGGCTTTCATGTCATCCAGGTATTGCAAACCAGCACAGTCCAC AGAGTTCGAGAGGACTGGTGCCATCATGGGCATCATCATCGATCATTTTGTGGACCGGCCCTTCCCCAATATGGGACCCATGCACCCGTGCAACTACAG GACATCCGGTGATGAGGATGGCGTATACTGCGGGGTGGAGGATTCACAGGAGGTGTGCACGACGTCCTTCTCCACCTCCCCCCCCTCTCAG CTCTACAGCTCTCGTCTTTCCTATCAACCTCCCGCGCTCGGAGCCGCCGAACTTGGCTACCCCGCCGTGTTTAACGCTGCCCACCCCCACCAG ATGATGATCCCGGGGAAGGAGGGCGGCGTCCCACAGACCCCCCTGCAGCCCTGTCATGGGACCCAGGCTGAGCACAGAGTGTCCGCCTGCCCCCCCCAAGACGCCCAACACCACGTCCCCGCCACGCCCTCCAGCAG TGGAGAGGAGGCGGAGACTCTGTCCCGAAGCAGCGAGCCCAAGAGCGCCTTCCCCCCGGAGTTCCTCGAGACCACCTTCACTCGGAAAGTGGGGGCCTTTGTCAACAAGCCTGCCACCCAG GTGACCACGGCCAGTCTGGATTTACCGTTCGCTGCTTTTGCCCCCAAGACCTTTGACCTGGAGGAGAACGACCTCATG GTGAACCCCCCCGAGTCCCCGCAGTCGGCCTCCCTCCTGCAGGGCAGCCTGCACTCCCAGGACTCCAGCGCCAGCAGCGGCCCGACGCAGGACGACTTCGTCATGGTGGACTTT AAGCCTGCGTTCTCCAAGGACGATCTGCTCCCGATGGACCTGGGCACGTTCTACCGCGAGTTCCAGAACCCACCCCAGCTCAGCAGCCTGTCCATCGACGTCAGCGCGCAGTCCATGGCCGAGGACTTG GACTCTCTGCCTGAGAAGCTGGCCATGTACGAGAAGAACATTGACGAGTTCGACGCTTTCGTAGAGACCCTGCAGTAA
- the atg13 gene encoding autophagy-related protein 13 isoform X5: MDGDLSPQDKKDLDKFIKFFALKTVQVIVQARLGEKICTRSSSSPTGSDWFNLAIKDIPEVTHEAKRALAGQLPGIGRSMCVEISLKTSEGDSMELETWCLEMNEKCDKDIKVSYTVYNRLSLLLKSLLAITRVTPAYKLSRKQGHDYVILYRIYFGEVQLAGLGDGFQTVRVGIVGTPIGTITLSCAYRTNLAFMSSRYCKPAQSTEFERTGAIMGIIIDHFVDRPFPNMGPMHPCNYRTSGDEDGVYCGVEDSQEVCTTSFSTSPPSQMMIPGKEGGVPQTPLQPCHGTQAEHRVSACPPQDAQHHVPATPSSSGEEAETLSRSSEPKSAFPPEFLETTFTRKVGAFVNKPATQVTTASLDLPFAAFAPKTFDLEENDLMVNPPESPQSASLLQGSLHSQDSSASSGPTQDDFVMVDFKPAFSKDDLLPMDLGTFYREFQNPPQLSSLSIDVSAQSMAEDLDSLPEKLAMYEKNIDEFDAFVETLQ, translated from the exons ATGGACGGAGATCTGAGCCCACAGGACAAGAAAGATCTGGACAAGTTCATCAAATTCTTTGCCTTAAAG aCTGTGCAGGTGATTGTTCAAGCTCGTCTTGGGGAGAAAATCTGCACGAGATCTTCGTCCTCGCCCACCGGCTCTGACTGG TTCAATCTAGCAATAAAGGATATCCCAGAAGTTACCCATGAGGCTAAGAGGGCGCTGGCCGGACAGCTTCCGGGAATTGGCAGGTCCATGTGTGTGGAAATCTCTCTCAAAACCTCAGAG GGAGATTCTATGGAGCTGGAAACATGGTGTTTGGAAATGAATGAGAA GTGTGATAAGGACATTAAAGTATCCTATACGGTTTACAACAGACTGTCCTTACTGCTCAAATCATTGCTTGCTATCACGAGGGTGACTCCGGCCTACAAGCTGTCCCGGAAACAAGGCCACGACTATGTCATACTGTACAG gataTACTTCGGTGAGGTACAACTTGCAGGACTGGGAGACG GTTTCCAGACTGTGCGCGTTGGCATCGTCGGGACCCCTATAGGAACCATCACCCTGTCCTGCGCTTACCGAACGAACCTGGCTTTCATGTCATCCAGGTATTGCAAACCAGCACAGTCCAC AGAGTTCGAGAGGACTGGTGCCATCATGGGCATCATCATCGATCATTTTGTGGACCGGCCCTTCCCCAATATGGGACCCATGCACCCGTGCAACTACAG GACATCCGGTGATGAGGATGGCGTATACTGCGGGGTGGAGGATTCACAGGAGGTGTGCACGACGTCCTTCTCCACCTCCCCCCCCTCTCAG ATGATGATCCCGGGGAAGGAGGGCGGCGTCCCACAGACCCCCCTGCAGCCCTGTCATGGGACCCAGGCTGAGCACAGAGTGTCCGCCTGCCCCCCCCAAGACGCCCAACACCACGTCCCCGCCACGCCCTCCAGCAG TGGAGAGGAGGCGGAGACTCTGTCCCGAAGCAGCGAGCCCAAGAGCGCCTTCCCCCCGGAGTTCCTCGAGACCACCTTCACTCGGAAAGTGGGGGCCTTTGTCAACAAGCCTGCCACCCAG GTGACCACGGCCAGTCTGGATTTACCGTTCGCTGCTTTTGCCCCCAAGACCTTTGACCTGGAGGAGAACGACCTCATG GTGAACCCCCCCGAGTCCCCGCAGTCGGCCTCCCTCCTGCAGGGCAGCCTGCACTCCCAGGACTCCAGCGCCAGCAGCGGCCCGACGCAGGACGACTTCGTCATGGTGGACTTT AAGCCTGCGTTCTCCAAGGACGATCTGCTCCCGATGGACCTGGGCACGTTCTACCGCGAGTTCCAGAACCCACCCCAGCTCAGCAGCCTGTCCATCGACGTCAGCGCGCAGTCCATGGCCGAGGACTTG GACTCTCTGCCTGAGAAGCTGGCCATGTACGAGAAGAACATTGACGAGTTCGACGCTTTCGTAGAGACCCTGCAGTAA